In a genomic window of Siniperca chuatsi isolate FFG_IHB_CAS linkage group LG1, ASM2008510v1, whole genome shotgun sequence:
- the slc6a5 gene encoding sodium- and chloride-dependent glycine transporter 2 isoform X1, whose translation MFQDFSDQRDMAKQPASAPTGYIPAQQPDGAAGLTTNKPDNTAACPAPAPHHHPAPQPPPPSNESKTFCPTENKPGELETSKAYGTFKSTPPAVPGSVAVNSAFRKDSSGSARGGSTQYGDPLRATAEQNNTAGNWTAMSQTTIILGTDGNTSVQPGTVTGADDDDEEGDENKARGNWSNKLDFILSMVGYAVGLGNVWRFPYLAFQNGGGAFLIPYLTMLGIAGIPIFLLEVSLGQFASQGPVSVWKCIPALQGCGIAMLIISVLIAIYYNIIMCWTLYYLFASLKGSLPWANCRNEWNTVECKDKDMLLLDSCILRDRNITSIKNSTFCLSANTVGNLTKLINMTVDSNKTYVSPSEEYFKYNVLHISKGIEYPGDIRWPLAGCLLLAWLIVYASLAKGIKSSGKVVYFTATFPYVVLVILLIRGVTLPGAFDGILYFITPKWEKLNDAKVWKDAATQIFFSLSAAWGGLITLSSYNKFHNNCYRDTIIVTCTNSATSIFAGFVIFSVIGFMAHELKVPIEKVADEGPGIAFVVYPEALTRLPLSPFWAIIFFLMLLTLGLDTMFATIETIVTSVSDEFPKYLRKHKPLFTLVCCICFFILGFPMITESGMFMLQLVDTFAASYSLVIIAIFELVGISYLYGLQRFCEDIEMMIGFQPNRFWRICWAFVTPTILTGILGLSLYQWKVMTYEDYTYPTWSMVMGWLMVICSVIWIPIMFVIKMYLAPGTFIERLKLVCSPQPDWGPFLMKHRGERYKNMMDPLGTNSLGLKLPPKDFQLGSYQ comes from the exons ATGTTTCAGGATTTCTCTGACCAGAGAGACATGGCCAAACAGCCGGCCAGCGCTCCTACCGGCTACATCCCCGCGCAGCAGCCCGACGGAGCTGCGGGACTTACAACAAACAAACCGGACAACACGGCTGCGTGCCCGGCGCCCGCCCCTCACCATCACCCGGCGCCTCAGCCGCCGCCTCCGAGCAACGAGAGCAAAACTTTTTGTCCCACGGAAAATAAACCGGGagaactggaaaccagtaaaGCGTATGGGACGTTTAAAAGCACCCCTCCGGCGGTCCCTGGATCCGTGGCCGTCAATTCGGCCTTCAGGAAGGATTCCTCAGGTTCGGCCCGCGGGGGGTCCACCCAGTATGGAGACCCGCTCCGGGCCACCGCTGAGCAGAACAACACCGCGGGCAACTGGACGGCTATGAGCCAGACCACCATCATACTGGGAACAGATGGAAACACGTCTGTTCAGCCCGGCACCGTGACGGGG GCTGACGATGATGACGAGGAGGGAGATGAGAATAAGGCCAGAGGAAACTGGTCCAATAAATTGGATTTTATTCTGTCCATGGTTGGCTATGCGGTGGGACTGGGGAACGTGTGGAGGTTCCCTTATCTTGCCTTCCAAAATGGTGGAG GAGCTTTTTTGATCCCCTACCTGACAATGTTGGGCATTGCCGGGATCCCAATCTTTTTGCTGGAGGTGTCCCTGGGCCAGTTTGCCAGCCAGGGGCCCGTGTCGGTGTGGAAATGCATCCCAGCTCTGCAAG gttGCGGGATTGCCATGTTGATAATATCTGTCTTGATAGCCATAtactataatattataatgtGCTGGACACTGTACTACCTGTTCGCTTCGTTGAAGGGCTCACTGCCATGGGCTAACTGTAGGAATGAGTGGAACACGGTGGAATGTAAGGACAAAGACATGCTGCTGTTAG ACTCGTGCATCCTGCGGGACAGAAACATCACCTCCATCAAGAACTCCACTTTCTGTCTGTCCGCCAACACTGTGGGAAACCTGACGAAACTGATAAACATGACTGTGGACAGCAACAAGACCTACGTCAGCCCCAGCGAGGAGTACTTCAA GTACAATGTGTTGCACATCTCTAAAGGAATTGAATATCCAGGAGACATCCGCTGGCCTCTGGCAGGCTGTCTTCTCCTGGCCTGGCTCATCGTCTACGCCTCTTTAGCCAAAGGAATCAAGTCATCAGGAAAG GTGGTTTATTTCACAGCCACATTTCCCTATGTGGTGCTTGTCATCCTGCTGATCAGAGGAGTGACCCTCCCCGGTGCCTTTGACGGCATCCTCTACTTTATCACACCAAAGTGGGAGAAACTGAATGATGCAAAG gTGTGGAAAGACGCAGCCACTCAgatcttcttctctctgtcggCTGCTTGGGGAGGCCTCATCACTCTCTCTTCCTACAATAAGTTCCACAATAACTGctacag GGATACTATTATTGTGACATGTACAAACAGTGCCACCAGTATATTTGCTGGGTTTGTCATCTTCTCGGTCATTGGTTTTATGGCACATGAGTTGAAAGTGCCGATAGAGAAGGTGGCAGATGAAG gtccAGGCATTGCGTTCGTGGTGTATCCAGAGGCTCTGACCAGACTTCCCCTGTCTCCTTTCTGGGCGATCATCTTCTTCCTCATGCTCCTGACTCTTGGCCTGGATACCATG TTTGCCACCATTGAGACCATCGTAACCTCTGTGTCAGACGAGTTCCCCAAATACTTAAGGAAACACAAACCGCTCTTCACCCTGGTCTGCTGCATCTGTTTCTTCATCCTGGGATTTCCCATGATCACAGAG AGTGGGATGTTCATGCTGCAGTTGGTGGACACATTCGCAGCCTCCTACTCTTTGGTCATCATTGCTATCTTCGAGCTGGTGGGGATTTCCTACCTCTATG gtcTGCAGAGGTTTTGCGAGGACATTGAAATGATGATTGGTTTCCAGCCAAACCGATTCTGGAGAATCTGCTGGGCCTTTGTGACTCCAACAATTCTGACG GGCATCCTGGGACTAAGTCTGTACCAGTGGAAGGTGATGACGTATGAGGACTACACCTACCCCACTTGGTCTATGGTTATGGGCTGGCTCATGGTCATCTGCTCCGTCATCTGGATCCCCATCATGTTCGTCATTAAAATGTACCTCGCCCCCGGCACCTTCATTGAG CGTCTGAAGCTGGTCTGCTCCCCTCAGCCTGACTGGGGTCCTTTCCTGATGAAGCACCGTGGAGAACGCTACAAGAACATGATGGACCCTCTGGGAACCAACTCCCTGGGCCTCAAACTGCCCCCCAAGGACTTCCAGCTCGGCTCCTACCAGTAG
- the slc6a5 gene encoding sodium- and chloride-dependent glycine transporter 2 isoform X2 produces the protein MDFSDQRDMAKQPASAPTGYIPAQQPDGAAGLTTNKPDNTAACPAPAPHHHPAPQPPPPSNESKTFCPTENKPGELETSKAYGTFKSTPPAVPGSVAVNSAFRKDSSGSARGGSTQYGDPLRATAEQNNTAGNWTAMSQTTIILGTDGNTSVQPGTVTGADDDDEEGDENKARGNWSNKLDFILSMVGYAVGLGNVWRFPYLAFQNGGGAFLIPYLTMLGIAGIPIFLLEVSLGQFASQGPVSVWKCIPALQGCGIAMLIISVLIAIYYNIIMCWTLYYLFASLKGSLPWANCRNEWNTVECKDKDMLLLDSCILRDRNITSIKNSTFCLSANTVGNLTKLINMTVDSNKTYVSPSEEYFKYNVLHISKGIEYPGDIRWPLAGCLLLAWLIVYASLAKGIKSSGKVVYFTATFPYVVLVILLIRGVTLPGAFDGILYFITPKWEKLNDAKVWKDAATQIFFSLSAAWGGLITLSSYNKFHNNCYRDTIIVTCTNSATSIFAGFVIFSVIGFMAHELKVPIEKVADEGPGIAFVVYPEALTRLPLSPFWAIIFFLMLLTLGLDTMFATIETIVTSVSDEFPKYLRKHKPLFTLVCCICFFILGFPMITESGMFMLQLVDTFAASYSLVIIAIFELVGISYLYGLQRFCEDIEMMIGFQPNRFWRICWAFVTPTILTGILGLSLYQWKVMTYEDYTYPTWSMVMGWLMVICSVIWIPIMFVIKMYLAPGTFIERLKLVCSPQPDWGPFLMKHRGERYKNMMDPLGTNSLGLKLPPKDFQLGSYQ, from the exons GATTTCTCTGACCAGAGAGACATGGCCAAACAGCCGGCCAGCGCTCCTACCGGCTACATCCCCGCGCAGCAGCCCGACGGAGCTGCGGGACTTACAACAAACAAACCGGACAACACGGCTGCGTGCCCGGCGCCCGCCCCTCACCATCACCCGGCGCCTCAGCCGCCGCCTCCGAGCAACGAGAGCAAAACTTTTTGTCCCACGGAAAATAAACCGGGagaactggaaaccagtaaaGCGTATGGGACGTTTAAAAGCACCCCTCCGGCGGTCCCTGGATCCGTGGCCGTCAATTCGGCCTTCAGGAAGGATTCCTCAGGTTCGGCCCGCGGGGGGTCCACCCAGTATGGAGACCCGCTCCGGGCCACCGCTGAGCAGAACAACACCGCGGGCAACTGGACGGCTATGAGCCAGACCACCATCATACTGGGAACAGATGGAAACACGTCTGTTCAGCCCGGCACCGTGACGGGG GCTGACGATGATGACGAGGAGGGAGATGAGAATAAGGCCAGAGGAAACTGGTCCAATAAATTGGATTTTATTCTGTCCATGGTTGGCTATGCGGTGGGACTGGGGAACGTGTGGAGGTTCCCTTATCTTGCCTTCCAAAATGGTGGAG GAGCTTTTTTGATCCCCTACCTGACAATGTTGGGCATTGCCGGGATCCCAATCTTTTTGCTGGAGGTGTCCCTGGGCCAGTTTGCCAGCCAGGGGCCCGTGTCGGTGTGGAAATGCATCCCAGCTCTGCAAG gttGCGGGATTGCCATGTTGATAATATCTGTCTTGATAGCCATAtactataatattataatgtGCTGGACACTGTACTACCTGTTCGCTTCGTTGAAGGGCTCACTGCCATGGGCTAACTGTAGGAATGAGTGGAACACGGTGGAATGTAAGGACAAAGACATGCTGCTGTTAG ACTCGTGCATCCTGCGGGACAGAAACATCACCTCCATCAAGAACTCCACTTTCTGTCTGTCCGCCAACACTGTGGGAAACCTGACGAAACTGATAAACATGACTGTGGACAGCAACAAGACCTACGTCAGCCCCAGCGAGGAGTACTTCAA GTACAATGTGTTGCACATCTCTAAAGGAATTGAATATCCAGGAGACATCCGCTGGCCTCTGGCAGGCTGTCTTCTCCTGGCCTGGCTCATCGTCTACGCCTCTTTAGCCAAAGGAATCAAGTCATCAGGAAAG GTGGTTTATTTCACAGCCACATTTCCCTATGTGGTGCTTGTCATCCTGCTGATCAGAGGAGTGACCCTCCCCGGTGCCTTTGACGGCATCCTCTACTTTATCACACCAAAGTGGGAGAAACTGAATGATGCAAAG gTGTGGAAAGACGCAGCCACTCAgatcttcttctctctgtcggCTGCTTGGGGAGGCCTCATCACTCTCTCTTCCTACAATAAGTTCCACAATAACTGctacag GGATACTATTATTGTGACATGTACAAACAGTGCCACCAGTATATTTGCTGGGTTTGTCATCTTCTCGGTCATTGGTTTTATGGCACATGAGTTGAAAGTGCCGATAGAGAAGGTGGCAGATGAAG gtccAGGCATTGCGTTCGTGGTGTATCCAGAGGCTCTGACCAGACTTCCCCTGTCTCCTTTCTGGGCGATCATCTTCTTCCTCATGCTCCTGACTCTTGGCCTGGATACCATG TTTGCCACCATTGAGACCATCGTAACCTCTGTGTCAGACGAGTTCCCCAAATACTTAAGGAAACACAAACCGCTCTTCACCCTGGTCTGCTGCATCTGTTTCTTCATCCTGGGATTTCCCATGATCACAGAG AGTGGGATGTTCATGCTGCAGTTGGTGGACACATTCGCAGCCTCCTACTCTTTGGTCATCATTGCTATCTTCGAGCTGGTGGGGATTTCCTACCTCTATG gtcTGCAGAGGTTTTGCGAGGACATTGAAATGATGATTGGTTTCCAGCCAAACCGATTCTGGAGAATCTGCTGGGCCTTTGTGACTCCAACAATTCTGACG GGCATCCTGGGACTAAGTCTGTACCAGTGGAAGGTGATGACGTATGAGGACTACACCTACCCCACTTGGTCTATGGTTATGGGCTGGCTCATGGTCATCTGCTCCGTCATCTGGATCCCCATCATGTTCGTCATTAAAATGTACCTCGCCCCCGGCACCTTCATTGAG CGTCTGAAGCTGGTCTGCTCCCCTCAGCCTGACTGGGGTCCTTTCCTGATGAAGCACCGTGGAGAACGCTACAAGAACATGATGGACCCTCTGGGAACCAACTCCCTGGGCCTCAAACTGCCCCCCAAGGACTTCCAGCTCGGCTCCTACCAGTAG
- the slc6a5 gene encoding sodium- and chloride-dependent glycine transporter 2 isoform X3, whose protein sequence is MAKQPASAPTGYIPAQQPDGAAGLTTNKPDNTAACPAPAPHHHPAPQPPPPSNESKTFCPTENKPGELETSKAYGTFKSTPPAVPGSVAVNSAFRKDSSGSARGGSTQYGDPLRATAEQNNTAGNWTAMSQTTIILGTDGNTSVQPGTVTGADDDDEEGDENKARGNWSNKLDFILSMVGYAVGLGNVWRFPYLAFQNGGGAFLIPYLTMLGIAGIPIFLLEVSLGQFASQGPVSVWKCIPALQGCGIAMLIISVLIAIYYNIIMCWTLYYLFASLKGSLPWANCRNEWNTVECKDKDMLLLDSCILRDRNITSIKNSTFCLSANTVGNLTKLINMTVDSNKTYVSPSEEYFKYNVLHISKGIEYPGDIRWPLAGCLLLAWLIVYASLAKGIKSSGKVVYFTATFPYVVLVILLIRGVTLPGAFDGILYFITPKWEKLNDAKVWKDAATQIFFSLSAAWGGLITLSSYNKFHNNCYRDTIIVTCTNSATSIFAGFVIFSVIGFMAHELKVPIEKVADEGPGIAFVVYPEALTRLPLSPFWAIIFFLMLLTLGLDTMFATIETIVTSVSDEFPKYLRKHKPLFTLVCCICFFILGFPMITESGMFMLQLVDTFAASYSLVIIAIFELVGISYLYGLQRFCEDIEMMIGFQPNRFWRICWAFVTPTILTGILGLSLYQWKVMTYEDYTYPTWSMVMGWLMVICSVIWIPIMFVIKMYLAPGTFIERLKLVCSPQPDWGPFLMKHRGERYKNMMDPLGTNSLGLKLPPKDFQLGSYQ, encoded by the exons ATGGCCAAACAGCCGGCCAGCGCTCCTACCGGCTACATCCCCGCGCAGCAGCCCGACGGAGCTGCGGGACTTACAACAAACAAACCGGACAACACGGCTGCGTGCCCGGCGCCCGCCCCTCACCATCACCCGGCGCCTCAGCCGCCGCCTCCGAGCAACGAGAGCAAAACTTTTTGTCCCACGGAAAATAAACCGGGagaactggaaaccagtaaaGCGTATGGGACGTTTAAAAGCACCCCTCCGGCGGTCCCTGGATCCGTGGCCGTCAATTCGGCCTTCAGGAAGGATTCCTCAGGTTCGGCCCGCGGGGGGTCCACCCAGTATGGAGACCCGCTCCGGGCCACCGCTGAGCAGAACAACACCGCGGGCAACTGGACGGCTATGAGCCAGACCACCATCATACTGGGAACAGATGGAAACACGTCTGTTCAGCCCGGCACCGTGACGGGG GCTGACGATGATGACGAGGAGGGAGATGAGAATAAGGCCAGAGGAAACTGGTCCAATAAATTGGATTTTATTCTGTCCATGGTTGGCTATGCGGTGGGACTGGGGAACGTGTGGAGGTTCCCTTATCTTGCCTTCCAAAATGGTGGAG GAGCTTTTTTGATCCCCTACCTGACAATGTTGGGCATTGCCGGGATCCCAATCTTTTTGCTGGAGGTGTCCCTGGGCCAGTTTGCCAGCCAGGGGCCCGTGTCGGTGTGGAAATGCATCCCAGCTCTGCAAG gttGCGGGATTGCCATGTTGATAATATCTGTCTTGATAGCCATAtactataatattataatgtGCTGGACACTGTACTACCTGTTCGCTTCGTTGAAGGGCTCACTGCCATGGGCTAACTGTAGGAATGAGTGGAACACGGTGGAATGTAAGGACAAAGACATGCTGCTGTTAG ACTCGTGCATCCTGCGGGACAGAAACATCACCTCCATCAAGAACTCCACTTTCTGTCTGTCCGCCAACACTGTGGGAAACCTGACGAAACTGATAAACATGACTGTGGACAGCAACAAGACCTACGTCAGCCCCAGCGAGGAGTACTTCAA GTACAATGTGTTGCACATCTCTAAAGGAATTGAATATCCAGGAGACATCCGCTGGCCTCTGGCAGGCTGTCTTCTCCTGGCCTGGCTCATCGTCTACGCCTCTTTAGCCAAAGGAATCAAGTCATCAGGAAAG GTGGTTTATTTCACAGCCACATTTCCCTATGTGGTGCTTGTCATCCTGCTGATCAGAGGAGTGACCCTCCCCGGTGCCTTTGACGGCATCCTCTACTTTATCACACCAAAGTGGGAGAAACTGAATGATGCAAAG gTGTGGAAAGACGCAGCCACTCAgatcttcttctctctgtcggCTGCTTGGGGAGGCCTCATCACTCTCTCTTCCTACAATAAGTTCCACAATAACTGctacag GGATACTATTATTGTGACATGTACAAACAGTGCCACCAGTATATTTGCTGGGTTTGTCATCTTCTCGGTCATTGGTTTTATGGCACATGAGTTGAAAGTGCCGATAGAGAAGGTGGCAGATGAAG gtccAGGCATTGCGTTCGTGGTGTATCCAGAGGCTCTGACCAGACTTCCCCTGTCTCCTTTCTGGGCGATCATCTTCTTCCTCATGCTCCTGACTCTTGGCCTGGATACCATG TTTGCCACCATTGAGACCATCGTAACCTCTGTGTCAGACGAGTTCCCCAAATACTTAAGGAAACACAAACCGCTCTTCACCCTGGTCTGCTGCATCTGTTTCTTCATCCTGGGATTTCCCATGATCACAGAG AGTGGGATGTTCATGCTGCAGTTGGTGGACACATTCGCAGCCTCCTACTCTTTGGTCATCATTGCTATCTTCGAGCTGGTGGGGATTTCCTACCTCTATG gtcTGCAGAGGTTTTGCGAGGACATTGAAATGATGATTGGTTTCCAGCCAAACCGATTCTGGAGAATCTGCTGGGCCTTTGTGACTCCAACAATTCTGACG GGCATCCTGGGACTAAGTCTGTACCAGTGGAAGGTGATGACGTATGAGGACTACACCTACCCCACTTGGTCTATGGTTATGGGCTGGCTCATGGTCATCTGCTCCGTCATCTGGATCCCCATCATGTTCGTCATTAAAATGTACCTCGCCCCCGGCACCTTCATTGAG CGTCTGAAGCTGGTCTGCTCCCCTCAGCCTGACTGGGGTCCTTTCCTGATGAAGCACCGTGGAGAACGCTACAAGAACATGATGGACCCTCTGGGAACCAACTCCCTGGGCCTCAAACTGCCCCCCAAGGACTTCCAGCTCGGCTCCTACCAGTAG